From Cydia strobilella chromosome 4, ilCydStro3.1, whole genome shotgun sequence, the proteins below share one genomic window:
- the LOC134740983 gene encoding chitin deacetylase 1 isoform X2: MARHAYLCLGLLLLACYVSGERVKRQDEDNPSDDVNAEQLCEGRPADEYFRLTVEGDCRDVVRCTRSGLKQITCPSGLAFDLDKQTCDWKGKVTNCDKLEKPRKILPILKTDEPICPEGKLACGSGDCIEKELFCNGKPDCKDESDENACTVDVDPNRAPDCDPNQCTLPDCFCSADGTRIPGGIEPNQVPQMITITFNGAVNVDNIDLYEQIFNGNRHNPNGCTVRGTFFVSHKYTNYAAIQELHRKGHEISVFSITHKDDPQYWTSGSYDDWLAEMAGARLIVERFANITDASIIGVRAPYLRVGGNKQFEMMADQYFVYDASITAPLGRVPIWPYTLYFRMPHKCNGNAHNCPSRSHPVWEMVMNELDRRDDPTFDESLPGCHVVDSCSNIQTGDQFARLLRHNFNRHYSTNRAPLGLHFHASWLKSKKEFRDELIKFIEEMLEKNDVYFTSLIQVIQWMQNPTELSSLRDFQEWKQDKCDVKGQPFCSLPNACPLTTRELPGETLRLFTCMECPNNYPWILDPTGEGFNVKK; this comes from the exons ATGGCTCGACACGCGTACTTGTGCCTCGGGCTTTTGTTGCTTGCTTGCTACG TTAGCGGCGAGCGTGTGAAGCGACAGGACGAAGACAACCCCTCCGATGATGTGAACGCCGAACAATTGTGCGAGGGCCGCCCCGCCGACGAGTACTTCCGACTCACTGTGGAGGGCGACTGTCGCGACGTCGTCAG GTGCACTAGGTCAGGTCTTAAACAGATCACTTGCCCATCCGGACTGGCCTTTGATCTCGATAAACAAACCTGCGACTGGAAGGGTAAAGTGACCAACTGTGACAAACTCGAGA AACCAAGGAAAATTTTACCAATCTTAAAAACCGATGAGCCTATTTGCCCAGAAGGAAAATTGGCCTGTGGAAGTGGAGACTGTATAGAAAAGGAATTGTTCTGCAATGGAAAACCCGACTGCAAAGACGAATCTGACGAAAACGCCTGCA CTGTCGACGTAGATCCAAACAGAGCTCCCGACTGTGACCCTAATCAGTGCACACTACCTGATTGTTTCTGCTCAGCTGATGGGACGCGTATTCCTGGCGGAATCGAGCCCAATCAAGTTCCTCAGATGATTACCATTACCTTCAACGGAGCCGTGAATGTTGATAACATTGACTTGTACGAACAAATATTCAACGGGAACCGCCACAACCCCAATGGCTGCACAGTACGCGGTACTTTCTTCGTCTCACATAAGTACACAAACTACGCCGCCATTCAAGAGTTGCATCGTAAGGGACACGAAATCTCCGTTTTCTCTATTACACACAAGGATGACCCGCAATACTGGACTAGCGGTAGTTACGACGACTGGCTTGCTGAAATGGCTGGCGCACGTCTTATTGTTGAGCGCTTCGCTAACATCACTGATGCTTCCATTATCGGTGTTCGTGCTCCTTACCTCCGCGTCGGTGGCAACAAGCAATTCGAAATGATGGCTGACCAATACTTCGTGTATGATGCTTCTATCACTGCTCCTCTTGGTCGCGTTCCAATCTGGCCCTACACACTGTATTTCCGCATGCCGCACAAGTGCAACGGCAACGCACATAATTGCCCATCTAGGAGTCACCCCGTTTGGGAAATGGTTATGAACGAGTTGGACCGCAGAGACGACCCCACCTTTGACGAATCTCTTCCCGGTTGTCACGTAGTCGATTCTTGCTCTAACATACAGACCGGTGACCAATTCGCCCGTCTTCTGAGACACAATTTCAACCGTCACTACAGTACCAACCGTGCCCCGCTAGGTCTGCATTTCCACGCCTCatggcttaaatctaaaaaggAATTTAGAGACGAATTGATCAAGTTCATTGAAGAAATGCTAGAGAAAAATGATGTCTACTTCACTTCACTCATTCAAGTCATTCAATGGATGCAAAATCCCACAGAGTTATCATCTCTCAGAGACTTTCAAGAATGGAAGCAAGATAAGTGCGATGTGAAAGGTCAGCCTTTCTGCTCTTTGCCCAACGCCTGCCCTTTGACTACCAGAGAGTTACCAGGAGAGACACTGCGCCTGTTCACCTGCATGGAATGCCCGAACAACTACCCGTGGATTTTGGATCCTACGGGAGAAGGTTTCAATGTTAAGAAGTGA
- the LOC134740578 gene encoding alanine--tRNA ligase, cytoplasmic, which translates to MDTSMTGSQIREKYLQFFKERGHRYVHSSSTIPLDDPTLLFTNSGMCQYKPIFLGSVDPNSDMATYVRAVNTQKCIRAGGKHNDLDDVGKDVYHHTFFEMMGNWSFGDYFKKEVCAWAWELLTKEYKLSGDRLYVTYFGGDAASGLQADLECKNIWLQLGIPESHILPGSMKDNFWEMGETGPCGPCSELHYDRIGGRDAAHLVNMDDPDVLEIWNLVFIQFNRETDGSLKPLPKKHIDCGLGLERLVSVIQNKRANYDTDLFMPLFKAIEVGTGSRPYSGKVGDEDVDGIDMAYRVLADHARTLTIALSDGGCPDNTGRGYVLRRILRRAVRYATEKLNAKPGFFATLVHTVIEILGDVFPEIKKDPESVKQIINEEEVQFLKTLTRGRNLLNRTIEKLGDSKTIPGDVAWRLYDTYGFPIDLTQLMCEEKGLNIDMDAYEKAKKESLLASQGKTAGQEDLLGLDIHAISHLQESGLPVTNDSPKYNYVASSPGKDAQYTFAPCSAKILALRRNKQFVEEVLSGQECGIILDKTNFYAEQGGQIFDEGYMLKVGDDSNEFTVKNVQVKGGYVLHIGKVEGVLKVGDSLSLHIDAERRRLVMNNHTGTHVLNNVLRKVLGNDSDQRGSLVMPDRLRFDFTNKGPMTTKQIKDAEDQIKAIIEDNKTVYAKHTKLNDAKKIKGLRAMFDEHYPDPVRVVSVGIPVEELEKTPDGPNGFETSVEFCGGSHLHQTGHIGEYVIVSEEGIAKGIRRIVALTGPEAIKAVGKLGALENDVNNLANVIKEEGNGFNQKDISKRIVDLTNDISQAQISYWKKDELRNTLKNLKKQLDDKERAAKAIIITQVTEKAKEMCLDEKTTEVIVAELQAQGNTKALDGALKQVKQLRPNTSAMFFSVDEDANKIYCLAAVPKTANAKGLLASEWVQSVVEVIGGKGGGKAESAQASGNNPQALENAMKIAKDFATSKLF; encoded by the coding sequence atGGACACTTCAATGACAGGAAGCCAAATTCGTGAGAAATACCTGCAGTTCTTTAAAGAAAGAGGCCATCGATATGTCCACTCTTCATCTACCATACCACTTGATGACCCAACCTTGCTGTTCACTAATTCCGGAATGTGTCAGTATAAGCCGATCTTCTTAGGTTCCGTTGATCCTAATTCTGATATGGCTACTTATGTCCGAGCTGTTAACACACAAAAGTGTATTAGAGCAGGAGGGAAACATAATGACTTAGATGATGTGGGGAAAGATGTATATCATCATACATTTTTTGAAATGATGGGCAACTGGTCATTTggtgattattttaaaaaagaagTGTGTGCCTGGGCTTGGGAACTTTTGACTAAGGAATACAAATTGTCTGGGGACAGACTTTATGTAACTTATTTTGGAGGAGATGCAGCATCTGGACTGCAAGCAGATTTGGAATGTAAGAATATTTGGTTGCAGCTGGGGATTCCTGAATCCCACATATTGCCAGGAAGTATGAAAGATAACTTTTGGGAAATGGGAGAGACTGGTCCATGTGGTCCTTGCTCAGAACTCCACTATGATCGAATTGGGGGACGTGATGCAGCTCATCTTGTCAATATGGATGATCCAGATGTTTTGGAAATTTGGAATCTAGTGTTTATTCAATTCAATCGAGAAACAGATGGGTCACTGAAACCCCTACCTAAAAAACATATCGATTGTGGGCTGGGTCTAGAGCGATTGGTATCAGTGATTCAAAATAAAAGAGCTAATTATGACACTGATCTTTTCATGCCCTTATTCAAAGCAATTGAAGTTGGCACTGGCTCTAGACCTTATTCTGGTAAAGTTGGGGATGAAGATGTAGATGGCATTGACATGGCTTACCGTGTCTTAGCAGATCATGCAAGAACTCTTACAATTGCTCTGTCTGATGGTGGTTGCCCCGACAACACTGGCAGAGGCTATGTGTTGCGTAGAATTTTAAGGAGAGCCGTACGTTATGCAACTGAAAAGCTCAATGCTAAACCTGGATTTTTTGCTACACTGGTGCACACAGTTATAGAAATTCTTGGAGATGTTTTTCCTGAGATAAAAAAAGATCCTGAATCGGTTAAACAAATTATCAATGAAGAAGAAGTTCAATTCCTGAAAACCTTGACAAGAGGAAGAAATTTGTTGAACagaactatagaaaagctgGGTGATTCAAAAACAATTCCTGGTGATGTTGCCTGGCGCCTTTATGACACGTATGGCTTTCCAATTGATCTCACGCAGCTGATGTGTGAAGAAAAAGGCCTTAACATTGACATGGATGCTTATGAAAAAGCTAAGAAGGAATCACTTCTAGCATCCCAAGGTAAAACTGCTGGACAAGAGGATTTATTAGGTTTGGACATTCATGCCATTAGTCACCTCCAAGAAAGTGGGCTGCCAGTAACTAATGATTCCCCCAAGTACAATTATGTAGCTTCTTCTCCTGGCAAAGATGCTCAATACACATTTGCGCCATGCTCTGCTAAAATTTTAGCCTTAAGAAGAAATAAACAATTTGTAGAAGAAGTGTTGTCTGGACAAGAGTGTGGTATAATATTAGACAAAACTAATTTCTATGCTGAACAAGGAGGTCAAATATTCGATGAAGGATATATGCTAAAAGTTGGTGATGATAGTAATGAATTTACTGTTAAAAATGTTCAAGTGAAAGGCGGTTATGTTTTACACATTGGTAAAGTAGAGGGAGTACTCAAAGTAGGTGATTCTCTGTCCCTACACATTGACGCAGAGAGAAGACGCCTAGTAATGAATAATCATACTGGCACACATGTACTTAACAATGTGTTAAGAAAAGTACTTGGAAATGATTCTGATCAAAGAGGTTCTCTTGTGATGCCAGATCGTTTAAGATTCGATTTTACTAACAAGGGCCCTATGACTACTAAACAAATTAAGGACGCTGAAGATCAAATTAAAGCAATTATAGAAGATAATAAAACAGTTTATGCcaaacatacaaaattaaacgaCGCGAAAAAAATCAAGGGCTTAAGAGCTATGTTTGATGAGCACTATCCTGACCCTGTACGTGTTGTGTCAGTTGGCATACCAGTTGAAGAGTTAGAGAAAACCCCAGATGGACCTAATGGCTTTGAAACTTCTGTAGAGTTTTGTGGTGGTTCCCATCTTCACCAAACTGGCCATATTGGAGAATATGTCATTGTCAGTGAGGAAGGAATCGCAAAAGGTATTCGAAGAATTGTTGCTTTGACTGGCCCTGAAGCCATTAAAGCAGTGGGTAAATTAGGTGCCTTAGAAAATGATGTCAACAATCTTGCTAATGTAATTAAAGAAGAAGGCAATGGGTTTAACCAAAAAGATATATCCAAGCGAATTGTAGACCTTACAAATGATATATCGCAAGCTCAAATATCTTATTGGAAGAAGGATGAACTGAGAAATACTctcaaaaacttgaaaaaacAACTGGATGATAAAGAGAGAGCTGCAAAAGCCATTATTATCACTCAAGTGACAGAGAAAGCTAAAGAGATGTGCCTTGATGAAAAGACTACGGAAGTCATTGTTGCGGAGCTCCAGGCTCAAGGAAACACGAAAGCTCTTGATGGTGCACTGAAGCAAGTGAAGCAACTGCGCCCGAATACGTCGGCAATGTTCTTTTCGGTCGATGAAGATGCCAATAAGATATATTGCCTTGCTGCTGTACCTAAAACTGCAAACGCAAAAGGCTTGCTTGCGTCAGAATGGGTTCAATCAGTAGTTGAAGTTATTGGAGGTAAAGGCGGCGGCAAAGCCGAATCTGCCCAGGCTTCTGGAAACAACCCACAAGCCCTTGAAAATGCAATGAAAATTGCCAAGGACTTCGCTACTTCGAAGTTGTTCtag
- the LOC134740616 gene encoding reactive oxygen species modulator 1, translated as MPAVPGGMYGHQGPSCFDKMKMGFMIGFCVGMASGGLFGGFTALRYGARGRELVHSVGKVMLQGGGTFGTFMAIGTGIRC; from the exons ATGCCTGCTGTACCCGGGGGCATGTATGGGCACCAAGGGCCTTCATGTTTCGACAAAATGAAAATGGGTTTCATGATCGGATTTTGCGTTGGTATGGCTAGCGGCGGACTCTTTGGTGGATTTACAGCGTTAAG GTATGGTGCAAGAGGGCGAGAATTAGTGCACTCAGTGGGAAAAGTAATGCTGCAAGGAGGCGGAACATTTGGTACATTTATGGCTATTGGAACTGGAATTCGCTGTTGA
- the LOC134740983 gene encoding chitin deacetylase 1 isoform X1, whose product MARHAYLCLGLLLLACYVSGERVKRQDEDNPSDDVNAEQLCEGRPADEYFRLTVEGDCRDVVRCDKGGENGVTRLASVRCPGGLAFDIDRQTCDWKTHVKNCDKLEKPRKILPILKTDEPICPEGKLACGSGDCIEKELFCNGKPDCKDESDENACTVDVDPNRAPDCDPNQCTLPDCFCSADGTRIPGGIEPNQVPQMITITFNGAVNVDNIDLYEQIFNGNRHNPNGCTVRGTFFVSHKYTNYAAIQELHRKGHEISVFSITHKDDPQYWTSGSYDDWLAEMAGARLIVERFANITDASIIGVRAPYLRVGGNKQFEMMADQYFVYDASITAPLGRVPIWPYTLYFRMPHKCNGNAHNCPSRSHPVWEMVMNELDRRDDPTFDESLPGCHVVDSCSNIQTGDQFARLLRHNFNRHYSTNRAPLGLHFHASWLKSKKEFRDELIKFIEEMLEKNDVYFTSLIQVIQWMQNPTELSSLRDFQEWKQDKCDVKGQPFCSLPNACPLTTRELPGETLRLFTCMECPNNYPWILDPTGEGFNVKK is encoded by the exons ATGGCTCGACACGCGTACTTGTGCCTCGGGCTTTTGTTGCTTGCTTGCTACG TTAGCGGCGAGCGTGTGAAGCGACAGGACGAAGACAACCCCTCCGATGATGTGAACGCCGAACAATTGTGCGAGGGCCGCCCCGCCGACGAGTACTTCCGACTCACTGTGGAGGGCGACTGTCGCGACGTCGTCAG GTGCGACAAGGGCGGCGAGAACGGCGTCACCAGGCTCGCCTCAGTGCGCTGCCCCGGGGGACTCGCCTTCGATATCGACCGCCAAACCTGTGATTGGAAAACACATGTTAAGAATTGTGACAAATTAGAAA AACCAAGGAAAATTTTACCAATCTTAAAAACCGATGAGCCTATTTGCCCAGAAGGAAAATTGGCCTGTGGAAGTGGAGACTGTATAGAAAAGGAATTGTTCTGCAATGGAAAACCCGACTGCAAAGACGAATCTGACGAAAACGCCTGCA CTGTCGACGTAGATCCAAACAGAGCTCCCGACTGTGACCCTAATCAGTGCACACTACCTGATTGTTTCTGCTCAGCTGATGGGACGCGTATTCCTGGCGGAATCGAGCCCAATCAAGTTCCTCAGATGATTACCATTACCTTCAACGGAGCCGTGAATGTTGATAACATTGACTTGTACGAACAAATATTCAACGGGAACCGCCACAACCCCAATGGCTGCACAGTACGCGGTACTTTCTTCGTCTCACATAAGTACACAAACTACGCCGCCATTCAAGAGTTGCATCGTAAGGGACACGAAATCTCCGTTTTCTCTATTACACACAAGGATGACCCGCAATACTGGACTAGCGGTAGTTACGACGACTGGCTTGCTGAAATGGCTGGCGCACGTCTTATTGTTGAGCGCTTCGCTAACATCACTGATGCTTCCATTATCGGTGTTCGTGCTCCTTACCTCCGCGTCGGTGGCAACAAGCAATTCGAAATGATGGCTGACCAATACTTCGTGTATGATGCTTCTATCACTGCTCCTCTTGGTCGCGTTCCAATCTGGCCCTACACACTGTATTTCCGCATGCCGCACAAGTGCAACGGCAACGCACATAATTGCCCATCTAGGAGTCACCCCGTTTGGGAAATGGTTATGAACGAGTTGGACCGCAGAGACGACCCCACCTTTGACGAATCTCTTCCCGGTTGTCACGTAGTCGATTCTTGCTCTAACATACAGACCGGTGACCAATTCGCCCGTCTTCTGAGACACAATTTCAACCGTCACTACAGTACCAACCGTGCCCCGCTAGGTCTGCATTTCCACGCCTCatggcttaaatctaaaaaggAATTTAGAGACGAATTGATCAAGTTCATTGAAGAAATGCTAGAGAAAAATGATGTCTACTTCACTTCACTCATTCAAGTCATTCAATGGATGCAAAATCCCACAGAGTTATCATCTCTCAGAGACTTTCAAGAATGGAAGCAAGATAAGTGCGATGTGAAAGGTCAGCCTTTCTGCTCTTTGCCCAACGCCTGCCCTTTGACTACCAGAGAGTTACCAGGAGAGACACTGCGCCTGTTCACCTGCATGGAATGCCCGAACAACTACCCGTGGATTTTGGATCCTACGGGAGAAGGTTTCAATGTTAAGAAGTGA
- the LOC134740601 gene encoding endoplasmic reticulum-Golgi intermediate compartment protein 3 yields the protein MSTPLIDRFKQLDAYAKTLEDFRVKTATGAAITVTGALVMILLFLSELHTYMSPNVSEELFVDTSRGHKLRINLDIVVPSISCSYLVLDAMDSSGEQHLQMDHNIHKRRLDLNGTPIEEPQKEEFISSTSAVKKNVSKVAIVTCGSCYGAELKENQCCNTCDDVKEAYKLRRWALPDLSTIEQCKDDESVEKTNMALKEGCQIYGYMEVNRVGGSFHIAPGKSFTINHVHVHDVQPYSSSVFNTTHIIQHLSFGTDIKSANTAPLDGVIGLAKEGAVMFQYYIKIVPTVYVKLDGTVLYTNQFSVTRHQKSSQVHSESGMPGAFFTYELSPLMVKYTEKERSIGHFATNICAIVGGVFTVAGIFDTLLYHSVNAFQNKILLGKTG from the exons ATGTCTACACCGCTAATTGATAGATTTAAACAACTTGATGCTTACGCAAAAACATTAGAAGACTTCAGAGTCAAAACTGCAACGGGAGCCGCAA taACTGTTACCGGCGCTCTTGTAATGATTCTTCTCTTCCTGTCCGAGTTGCACACGTATATGTCGCCAAATGTGTCGGAAGAGCTATTCGTAGATACTTCAAGGGGCCATAAGTTGAGAATTAACTTGGACATTGTTGTTCCCTCCATTTCATGCAGCT ATTTAGTTCTGGATGCAATGGATTCTTCTGGTGAGCAACACCTGCAGATGGATCACAACATACACAAGAGAAGACTGGATTTAAATGGAACACCCATAGAAGAGCCACAGAAAGAAGAATTCATATCTTCCACAAGTGCT GTAAAGAAAAATGTCTCGAAAGTGGCCATAGTGACTTGTGGAAGTTGCTATGGAGCTGAGTTAAAGGAAAATCA ATGCTGCAACACCTGTGATGATGTTAAAGAAGCGTATAAGTTAAGAAGATGGGCTTTGCCAGATTTATCTACTATTGAGCAATGTAAAGATGATGAATCCGTTGAAAAAACCAATATGGCTCTCAAAGAAGGGTGTCAGATTTATGGCTACATGGAAGTAAACAGG GTTGGTGGGAGTTTTCACATAGCTCCAGGAAAAAGTTTCACAATCAATCATGTCCATGTCCATGATGTACAACCATATTCATCTTCAGTGTTCAATACAACCCACATCATTCAACATCTCTCTTTTGGGACAGATATTAAAAGTGCTAATACTGCCCCATTAGATGGTGTCATAGGTTTGGCAAAGGAAG gtgCTGTGATGTTCcaatattacataaaaattgTTCCAACAGTATATGTAAAATTAGATGGTACAGTTTTGTACACCAATCAGTTTTCAGTGACTAGACACCAGAAGTCTAGTCAAGTGCATTCAGAATCTGGAATGCCGGGAGCATTTTTCACTTATGAACTGTCACCATTGATGGTCAAATATACAGAAAAAGAAAG gtctATTGGTCATTTTGCAACTAACATCTGTGCAATAGTTGGAGGAGTGTTTACTGTGGCAGGAATATTTGATACACTTTTGTACCATTCAGTAAATGCATTTCAAAACAAGATATTACTAGGGAAAACTGGTTAa
- the LOC134740603 gene encoding transcription termination factor 3, mitochondrial, with protein sequence MFSRVVENVLLYRSACKCVQIKHFSSLIQTRYKVPNDSETEPSALEKASQDLSEFTPYYPKSFNLAAYVNSSETLQKLIQLNVNLSKIETKPYHAEQLLKLDFDRNIKEHLLFLKDFVNFEELGSFITKNSLILSEPLEDLKIRINYLQSKCFSEDQIKQIITRNPFWLMFTTTRIDRRLGFYQDKFLLHGKEVRLLASKQPKLITYSLHNVRTNMFALKEEMGFEQHELKQLLLKKPRLYMISQKTLLERFNYIHNTMQISHKRILDEPAVLLSRNFRIKQRHLFLQKLGRAQYDPKKENYVPIIKLAEGSDTEFCKQEAKCNVLDYNLFLKTL encoded by the exons ATGTTTTCAAGAGTAGTTGAAAATGTGTTGTTATATCGTTCTGCTTGTAAATGTGTTCAAATTAAGCATTTTAGCAGTTTAATACAAACAAGATATAAGGTGCCTAATGACTCTGAAACAGAACCAAGTGCTTTAGAAAAGGCTTCACAAGATTTGTCTGAATTTACTCCATACTATCCAAAGTCTTTTAACCTAGCCGCATATGTAAATAGTTCTGAAACATTACAGaaattaattcaattaaatGTCAATCtaagcaaaattgaaacaaaaCCTTACCACGCAGAACAGCTTCTTAAATTAGACTTTGATAGGAATATCAAAGAACACCTCTTATTCCTTAAAGATTTTGTTAATTTCGAAGAGCTGGGAAGCTTTATTACGAAGAATTCACTTATTCTTAGTGAGCCTTTAGAAGACCTTAAAATAAGGATAAATTACTTACAATCCAAATGTTTTTCGGAGGATCAAATAAAGCAAATTATCACAAGAAACCCATTTTGGCTTATGTTCAC GACAACAAGAATAGACAGAAGATTAGGATTTTATCaagacaaatttttattacatgGTAAGGAAGTGAGATTGCTGGCATCCAAGCAGCCAAAACTGATTACCTATAGTCTTCACAATGTTAGGACTAATATGTTTGCCTTGAAAGAGGAGATGGGTTTTGAACAACATGAACTAAAGCAATTACTCTTAAAGAAACCAAGACTTTATATGATCA GTCAAAAGACACTTCTAGAAAGATTTAATTACATACACAACACAATGCAAATATCTCACAAAAGGATATTAGATGAGCCAGCGGTACTGCTAAGTAGGAACTTTAGAATCAAGCAGCGTCATCTATTCTTACAGAAACTTGGAAGAGCTCAGTATgacccaaaaaaagaaaactatgtTCCAATTATAAAACTGGCTGAAGGTTCCGATACAGAGTTTTGTAAACAGGAAGCAAAATGCAATGTTttagattataatttatttcttaaaacattataa